TCGCCATGGCGACCACCGACGAGATGATCGTGACCCAGAGCAGCGGCGCGATGCCGAAGCGCAGGGCGTCCGGGTCGGCGACGCTCCACTCCCGGGACGTCAGGAAGCTCGCGCCGTTCGCGGCGAGGGACGGCCACGCCTTGCTGATGAGGTAGACGCCGACGATGACGACGAGCGCGACGACGACGGCGCTCGACCCCCCGGCGAGCAGCTTGAAGGCGCGGTCGGGACCGCGCGAGAGACCCTGCTTCAGGCCCTCGGGGCCCGGCGGCGCGCCGGGAACGCGCGGCGTGCTGGTGGTCGTGGCCATCGGCGTCCTTCAGTCGGTGCTGGGCGGTGCTGGGGTGTGCGTCGGGCTCCGCGGCGGTGCGCCCCGAGTCGTGCGTGCCGTCGTCCCGGCCCTCCCTCGTGGGGTGGACCGGGACGACGACGACCCGTCCGGTGCTGCCGGGCCGGGTGCGGCCCGGCAGCGTGTGGAGGTCAGGTCAGGCGATGGCCTCGATCGCGGCCAGGACGTCGGTCTGCACGTCCTCCGGCAGCGGCGCGTAGCCGATCTCGACGAGGCCCTCCTGGACCTCGGGCGAGGCGAAGTGCGTCAGGAACGCCTTGACGCCGGCCGTGGCGGCCTCGTCGAGACCCGCCGAGCAGACGATCTCGTAGGTCACGAGGACGATCGGGTAGGCGCCCTCCTCCTGCGTCGCGTAGTCGAGCTTGAGGGCGAGGTCGTTGCCCTCGCCGACGCGCTCGGCGGTGGCGACGGAAGTGGCGACCGTCTCGGCCGTGAGCTCGATCGGGCCGGAGCCGTTGTCGATCTGCGCGATGCCGAGGTCGTTGTCCTTCGCGTAGGACCACTCGACGTAGGTGATGCCGCCGGCCGTCGTCGCGACGCCCTCGGACACGCCGGCCGACTTCTCGCGGCCCTCACCGACACCAGACGACGGCCACGACTTGCCGGCCTCGTCGGTCCACACGCCACCCGAGGCCGCGTTGAGGTACTTGGTGAAGTTGTCGGTCGTGCCCGACTCGTCCGAGCGGAAGAACACGTGGATCTCGTCGGCCGGGAGCGTCGCGCCCTCGTTGAGCGCCGCGATCGCCGCGTCGTCCCAGGTCGTGATCTCGCCGCGGAAGATCTTGGCCGTCGTGGCCGCGTCGAGCACGAGCTCGTCGACGCCCTCGAGGTTGTAGGCCACCGCGATCGGGCCCGTCACCATGGGGATGTTCCACGCCGGGCCGGCCTCGCAGCGCGCCTCGGCCGCCTCGACCTCGCCCTTGTCGGCGTTGAGCGCCGAGTCCGAGCCCGCGAACTCGACCTGGCCGGCCGTGAACTGCGTGATGCCCGCGCCGGAACCGGTCGGGTTGTAGTTCACGGTGATGTCGGGGCAGACCTCCTCGAACGAGGCGATGGCCTGCTCGATCGCGTTCTTCTGTGCGGACGACCCCTCGGCGTTGAGCGTTCCACCCTCGCCGCAGTCGATGTCGCTGCCCCCCGCGGTCACAGCGGCGGAGTCCGCCGTCCCCTCGCCACCGGCGTTGTTGTCGGACCCGCAGGCCGCGAGCGCCAGAGACGAGACGAGCACGACACCGACCAGACCGGTCTGTCGTGCGAGCTGCCGAACCTTCACGGGAATCCCTCTCCTGATGCTTTCGTCGTAGACCCACCGGACCCCGGGGGCCTCGGTGCGCCACTGACGCTAAGGAGAGGAAGTGACCGCGTGGCCCGCCGGAGGTGAACCCCCGGTGAACGGTGGTCGACGACTACCGGCCAGGCCTTGCGGCGCGGACCGTCAGGACGCTTCGTCCGTGTCCGCGATCTTGTACCCGAGGCCGCGCACGGTCTGCAGCATCGTCGGGTTGGCCGGGTCGTCCTCGATCTTGGCGCGCACGCGCTTGACGTGCACGTCGAGCGTCTTGGTGTCGCCGACGTAGTCGGAGCCCCAGATGCGGTCGATGAGCTGGCCGCGGGTGAGCACGCGGCCGGCGTTGCGCAGCAGCAGCTCGAGCAGCTCGAACTCCTTGAGCGGGAAGGCGACGAGCGTGCCGCGCACGTGCACGGTGTGCCGCTCGACGTCGAGGCGGACGGGGCCGACCTCGAGCGTGCCGTCGTCGAGCTCGTCGTCGGCCGGTGAGCCCGCGGCGGCCGGTGCCCCGCGGCGACGCAGCACCGCGCGGACGCGCGCGAGCAGCTCGCGGAACGAGTACGGCTTGGTGACGTAGTCGTCGGCGCCGATCTCCAGCCCGACGACCTTGTCGATCTCGCCGTCCTTGGCGGTCAGCATGATCACCGGGACGTCGCTCGTGCGGCGCAGCTCGCGGCACACCTCGGTGCCGGAGAGCCCGGGGAGCATGAGGTCGAGCAGCACGAGGTCGGCGCCGCCGTCGGCGAACCGCTCGAGCGCCTCGGGGCCCGTCGCGGCCGTCACCACCTCGAAGCCCTCGCGCTCGAGCTGGTACGTGAGCGGGTCGCGGTAGGACTCCTCGTCCTCGACCAGCAGGATCCGGGTCACCGGGCGGCTCCTTCGTGCGCGGGGTCGTCCCCGCCGGCGGCGGGGGCCTGCGCGGGTGCGGGGGTGGTGGTGGCGGCCGCGGGCGCGGGTGCGCCGGGTGCGGCCGTACCGGAGTCGGGCTGCGGGGTCGGCAGCGTGCCGATCGTGCGGGCGGCGGGCGGCGCGGCGAGCAGCTGGTCCGGCACCGCGCCCACGGGCAGCCGCAGCGTGAACGTCGAGCCCTTGCCGGGGCGCGACCACACCGTGACCTCGCCGCCGTGGTCGGCCGCGACGTGCTTGACGATGCTCAGGCCGAGCCCGGTGCCGCCCGTGTCGCGCGAGCGTGCGGGGTCGACGCGGTAGAACCGCTCGAACACGCGGTCCTGCTCGTCGGACGCGATGCCGATGCCCTGGTCGACGACCGCGACCTCCACGAGCCCCTCGACCGCCCGGACCCCGATGCCGACGTGCGCCCCGTCCGGGGAGTACGCGACGGCGTTGTCGAGCAGGTTGCGCACCGCGGTGACGAGCAGCGCGTGGTCGCCGTACACGGTCAGGCCGCGCTCCCCGCCGACGTCGAGCCGGATCTGCTTGGCGCTCGCCGCGGTGCGCGCACGGTCGACGGACTCCTCGATCACCGCGTCGACGTCGACGACCGCGATGTCCTGCAGCGCGCCCGCGACCTGCAGCCGGGACAGCTCGATGATCTCGTGGACGAGCGCCGAGAGCCGTGCGGCCTCACCGCGCATGCGCCCCGCGAAGCGGCGGACCGCCTCGGGGTCGTTCGCGGCGTCCTGCACGGTCTCCGCGAGCAGCGACAGCGCACCGACCGGGGTCTTGAGCTCGTGCGAGACGTTGACGACGAAGTCGCGCCGGATCGCCTCGAGGCGCCGGGCCTGCGTGCGGTCCTCCGCGAGCACGAGCAGGTGCCGCGGGCCGACCTGCGCCACGCGGACCTGGAGCATGAGGGTGCCGGGGCCGACGGGCCCGCGCGGCAGCTCCAGCTCCTCGTCGCGGATCACCCCGGAGCGGCGCACGTCCGCGATGAGGTCCCGGATCGCCGCGTGCACCACCTGCCCCTCGCGCACGACGCCGAGCGCGTACGCGGGCGGGCTCGCGCGGACCACGCGGTCGTCGTCGTCGAGCACCACGGCCGCCGAGCGGAGCACCGCCAGCACGCGCACGAGCCCCTCGTCGAGCTCGCGCTCGGGCTGCGCGGGGACGCTGTACTGCGAGCGCTCGCTCCACCGGAACGCCGCCACGGCGACGACCCCGACCACGAGGCCGAGCAGGCCGGCGACGACCGCCACGAAACCACCAGGACCATCCACGTCAGCCAGCGTACGGTCGTCCCAGGACACCCCCGCACGACCACCGCCCGGGCGGCCCGATGGCCTCCCGATGTTCACCTGGGGGCGGGAGACCGTTCACCTCCGGGTGCGAACGTGACGGTCGCGCGCACCAGCACGCAGGAAGTAGGGACCATGCGGCAGATCTTCGAGGCCGAGCTCACGCAGCTCGGCGACGACCTCGCGGCGATGAGCCGCCTGGTCGAGCACGCCATCACCAACGCGGGGATCGCGCTGCTCACGGCAGACCTCCAGCTCGCCGAGACCGTCATCGCGGACGACGTCGCGATCGACGCGATCGAGCGGGACCTCGACGAGCGCTGCGTGCACCTCCTCGCGCAGCAGCAGCCCGTCGCGACGGACCTGCGCGTCGTCGTCTCCGCGCTGCGCATGAGCGCGACGCTCGAGCGCATGGGTGACCTGGCCCGGCACATCGCCCAGGTCGCGCGGCGCAGCTACCCGCGCGTCGCCGTCCCGAACTCGCTGTCGGGGACCTTCACGGAGATGCACGAGGCCGCGACGCGGGTCGCGAAGCGGACCACGGCCGTGCTCACGACGCGTGACCTCGAGGTCGCGCAGAGCATCGAGCGCGACGACGACCTGCTCGACTCGCTGCACGCCGACACGTTCACCGCGCTGCTCGGCGTCGGGTGGAACGGCAACCCGCAGGAGACGGTCGACGTCACGCTGCTCGGCCGGTACTACGAGCGCTTCGGCGACCACGGGGTCTCGGTCGCCCGCCGCGTCACGTACCTCGTCACGGGGGCGTTCGAGGACACGCGCGCCGGACGGTAGGACCGCTCGACCCTGCCCGACCCCCGGGGGTCGGGACCCGTCACGAGGCGCTGGGGGGCGGGCGCCGGCGAGGCCAGGACCCCGGGTACGACGAACGCCGCGGAGCACCGGACGGTGCACCGCGGCGTTCGTCGTGCTCCGCCGCCGCTCGGGCCGCCCGACCCCGCCCGCCCCGCCCGGCGACGTGCACCGGGCGGGGCGGGTGGTGCGGGCGTGCGGGTCGGACCTACTTGCCCTGGTTCGCCACCGCGGCGATGGCTGCCGCCGCCGCGTCGGGGTCGAGGTACTCGCCACCGCGCGTCACGGGCGTGAGGGTGTCCTCGTCGAGCTCGTAGCGCAGCGGGATGCCGGTCGGGATGTTGATGCCGGCGATCGTCGCGTCGTCGACGTCGTCGAGGTACTTCACGATCGCGCGGATCGAGTTGCCGTGCGCCGCGACGAGCACCGTCTTGCCCGACTGCAGGTCCGGGACGATGTCGCTGTGCCAGTACGGCAGCGCGCGGTCGAGGACGTGCGTGAGCGCCTCGGCGCGCGGGATCGGCTCACCGGCGTAGCGCGCGTCGGCGTCCTGCGAGAACTCCGAGCCCAGCTCGATGTCCGGCGGCGGGACGTCGTACGAGCGGCGCCACAGCATGAACTGGTCGTCGCCGTACTCGTCGCGGATCTGCTTCTTGTCCTTGCCCTGGAGCGCGCCGTAGTGGCGCTCGTTCAGGCGCCAGGAGCGCTTGACGGGGATCCAGTGGCGGTCGGCGGCGTCGAGCGCGAGGTTCGCGGTGGTGATCGCGCGGCGCAGGAGCGACGTGTGCACGACGTCGGGCAGCACGCCCGCGTTCGTCAGCAGCGTCCCGCCGCGCCTGGCCTCCTCGACCCCCTTCTCGGAGAGCTGGACGTCGACCCAGCCGGTGAAGAGGTTCTTGGCGTTCCACTCGCTCTCGCCGTGGCGGAGCAGCACGAGGGTGTAGGTCATGGGTTCATCCTGCCGCACCCGCGCGGGAGCGCACCGGGGACGTTCGGCCCGTGAGCAGCGTCAGGACCGGCGGCGCGCCGCCGCGAGCGCGTAGACCTTGAGCACCTGCTCGGCGGCGCCGTCCCACCCGAAGTGCTCGGCGTGGCGCCGCGCACCGAGCCCGAGCGTCGCGCGCACGGCGTCGTCGGCCAGCACGTCCTCGATCGCGTCGGCCCACACCGCGGGGTCGTGCCCGTGCACGAGCCGCCCCGACACCCCGTCGGTCACGACCGAGCGCAGGCCGCCCACCGCGGACGCCAGGACCGGCGTGCCCGACGCCTGCGCCTCGACCGCGACGAGCCCGAACGACTCGCTGCGCGACGGCATCGCGACGACGTCGGCGGCCCGGTACCAGCGCGCGAGCTCGGCGCGCGGGACGGGCGGGCGGAACAGGACGTGGTCGGCGAGGCCCGTCGTCGCGGCGAGGGCCTCGAGCTCGCGGACCGCCGTCGGGCGACCGCTGGGGCCACCGAGCACGACGAGCAGCGGGACCCCGCTGCCGTCCCCCGCGCGCAGGGCGAGCACGCCGAGGGCGCGCACCAGCACGTCCGGTGCCTTGAGCGGCTGGACGCGGCCGGCGAACAGCACGACCCGCCGGTCGAGCGGCAGCCCGAGCGCGCGGCGGGCCTCGGCGCGGCCGTCGGGGCCGCCCGGCGCGAACAGCTCGAGGTCGACGCCCGGGGCCACGACGTGCACGCGCTCGGGGTCCGCGTCGTAGAGCGCCACGAGGTCGTCGCTCTCCTCCGCGGTGCTCGCGACGAGCGCGTCCGCCTCCGCCACGACCTGCTCCTCGCCGATGATCCGGCCCGTGGGCTCCGCGGTGTCGCCCGGCGCGAGCGACGCGTTCTTCACGCGCGCCATCGTGTGCATCGTGTGGACGAGCGGGACCTCCCAGCGGTCCGCCGCGAGCCAGCCGACCTGGCCGGAGAGCCAGTAGTGCGAGTGCACGACGTCGTACCAGCCGGGCCGGCGCGCGGCCTCCGAGCGCAGCACCCCCGCGGTCATCGCGCAGAGCTGGCCGGGCAGGTCGTTCTTGTCGAGCCCCTCGAACGGGCCCGCGGGCACGTGGTGGACGAGCACGGGCGGCATGACGCCGGGCTCGACGTGCTCGGCGAGCAGCACGCGGCGCGAGTCCTCCCGGGAGAGGGTGTCGCCGCGCGCGTCGGTCCCGGGCAGCACGACGGTCTCGGGCAGGGCCGACGAGGTGGCGCGCGTGAAGATCTCGACGCGGGCACCCCGGCGTGCGAGCGCACGCGACAGCTCCGAGACGTAGACGTTCATGCCGCCCGCGTCGCCCGTGCCCGGCTGGTCGAGCGGCGAGGTGTGCACCGAGAGCATCGCGACGCGCGGCAGCTCGGTGGTCACGGGCGCTCCAGGGTCGGGTCGGGCGGGCTCGGGGATCGGGTCACCGGGGTCGGGCCTGTCCCCAGCGTGCACCCGCACCATGGCGGAGGCCCGTCGTGCGCCCATTGTCTCGCGTCTCGGACGCCCGGTCGTCGCCGCGGGCAACCGGCCGGGCAGGATCACCCGCGCGGCGGCAGCGCGGCGCGTCCGCGGGAACCGCGCGGACGAGCCCGCACCGACGGGGCGTCAGCGGACGGGGACCACGCACGCCGGCGCGGGCAGCGGGAGGACGTCCGACGGGGCCTCCGCACCCGGCCCGAACGTCGTCAGGGCGCCGCCGACCTGCTCCGCGACGACCGCCCAGCCGTCGACGACCGCGTGGTGGCGCGGCCAGCCGCCCGCGCCGAGGGGAAGGTCCCGGACGTGCGTCAGGAGGCCGTCGGCGCCGACCGCGAGCTCGGCGAGCACGCCGGCCGCGCGCACCCCGACGAGCAGCCGGTCGCCGTCGAGCGTCACGTGCGAGGGCAGGACGCGCGGCGCGACGCCCGTCGCCTCGTCGACCGGCGCGGCCGTGCCGCCCGCGGGCAGGACCTGCACCGGCTCGCCGGTCGCCGTCGCCGCGTCCCACGCGAGCACGTGCACCGTGACGTCGAGCTCGCCCACGACGTACGCGAGGCGCCCGTCGGCGGAGAAGACGAGGTGGCGCGGGCCGGTGCCGGGCGGGAAGGTCGCCGCGACGCCGTCCTCCGCGAGCCGCCCGTCGGCCTCGACGCGGTAGCGCCGCAGCTCGTCGGTCCCGAGGTCGCACACGAGCACGTGCGCCGCCCCGGGTGCGAGCGCGACAAAGTGGGCGTGCGGCGACTCCTGCCGGCTCGCGTCGGGACCGCTGCCCTCGTGCCCGAGCACCTGCGCCGGCGCGCCGGACGCAAGCACCTCGGGCGCGAAGGCGCCGTCCGCGTCGAGCGGCAGCACCGCGAGCGTGCCCGACGAGTAGTTGGCGACGTACAGGGTGCGCGCGTCCGGGCTCAGCAGGAGGTGGCACGGGTCGGCGCCGCCCGACGCGACCGTCGCGACCGGGTCGAGCCACCCGGGCCCGGCGCTGCCGGACGTGTGCCCGCCGTCGGAGGTGCCGCCGTGGGACGGGTGACCGCCGGCGGCCTCGTCGTCGACGGACCGAGGACCCGAGCCGTCGTCGCTCCCCCCGCCCCCCACCGCGAACGCCGTGACCGTGCCCTCGGACCGCTCCCCCACCGCGTACAGCACGCGCCCCGACGGGTGCGCCGCGACGAACGACGGCGCGGGGGTCGCGACGACCTGGCGTGCGTCGACGAGCCCGCCCGTCGCGAGGTCGAGCGTCACGCGCCAGACCCCCTCGCCCAGCCCGGCGGGAGTGCCTGCCCCCGCGGCGGGGTACGTGCCGACCCACAGGTCGCGCGACCCGGCGGATGGGGCGGACGCCGGCGCGGAGCCGGTCGACGGCGTGGTCGTGGGACGGGTGCGCGGCTGGTCGGTCACGGGAGCCGAGCGTAGGCGGTGCGCCGGTCCGGGGCCCGGCGCGTCCGCGGAGCACGCCGGGGCTCAGGACGTCCGCAGCGCCGTGAGCCGCTGGAGGCGGTACCGCGTCGTGCGCTGGAGGAGGACCGGGTACACGTGGAAGGGCACCGCGAGCGCGGCGGACCACGCCGCCACCGCCGGGCGTCCGAGCACGAGGCCGGCCGCGGCGAGCAGCGCCGTCAGCCCGAGCAGCAGCACGTGCGCGCCCTCCGACCGGCGCGTCCCGGTCTCGAGCGCGTCGAGCGTCGCGCGCGAGCCGTCGAACCCCCGCCCGGCGTCGACCGACCGGTTCCAGCCCACGGCGCCGAGCGCGCGCCGGAACACCTCGACGCCGCACCGGCGGTACCAGCGGAGCTCGGCGCGCCGCACCGGCGTCCAGCGCCGCGGCAGCCACCGCTCGGGCTCGCGCAGGACCACGGCCGCCCAGCACAGCCCCGTCCACTGGGCGCCCCACGCGAGCACGCCCGCGTCGACGACCCGCCACGCGAGGACGAGCAGCGCGAGCACGGCCGACGTCACGGCGACGTCGACGACGACGCGCAGCGGGGTCCGGGGAGGCATGCCCTGTTCTACCGCGACCGCACCCCGCGCCGTCCCCGGACGCGACGCACCCGCGCCGACCGGACCCGGCAGGGCCGGTCGACGCGGGTGCGTCGGGTGAGCGGGACGCCGGTGGCTCAGCGCGCGCCGCCCGCGCGGCGCTTGTTGATGAGGTCGAACGCGACGGCGAGCAGGAGCACGAAGCCCTTGATCGCCTGCTGCACGGCCGGGTCGACCGAGAGGATCGACAGGCCCATGTTGAGCACGCCCATGATGAGCGCCCCGATGATGGCCCCGGAGATCCGGCCGACGCCGCCCGTGACCGCCGCGCCGCCGATGAAGCACGCGGCGATCGCGTCGAGCTCGTAGTTCTGGCCGGCGGCCGCGACCGCCGCACCGGCGCGCGAGGTCACGACGACCGACGCGACACCGGCGAGGAAGCCCATGTTGACGAAGATCCAGAAGTTCACGTTGCGCGTGTTGACCCCGGACAGGACCGCCGCCTGGACGTTGCCGCCGATCGCGTAGATGTGCCGGCCGAACACCGTGCGGCCCATGAGGAACGTGTACGCGAGGATCAGCACGCCGACGATGATGAGCACGATCGGGGTGCCGCCCGCGCTCTGCGAGAGCACCCACGTCACCGCCCCGATGCCGACCGTGATGAGCACGATCTTCGTCAGGAACAGCGGGACGGCCTCGGTCTTCAGGTCGTGCTTCTTCAGCACCGAGCGCGCCCGGACCTGGCTGCCGACGAGCGCGGCGATCACGATCGCGCCGAGCACGAGCGTCACGGCGTCCGCGTTCCCCGCGAAACCGAGGAAGTTCGGGATCGAGCCGCCCGAGATGTCGATGAACGGCGCGGGGAAACCGGCGACCGTGACGCCGACGAGAAGGATCGCGAAACCGCGGAAGATGAGCATCCCCGCGAGCGTGACGATGAACGCCGGGATCCCGATGTAGGCGATCCAGAATCCCTGCCAGGCGCCGACCACCGCCCCGATCGCGAGCCCGAGCAGGACCGCGACGAGCCACGGGAGGCCGAAGTCCTTCATCATCAGCGCGACGAGGCCGCCGATGAATGCGACCTGCGAGCCGACCGACAGGTCGATGTGCCCGGCCACGATCACCATGACCATGCCGATCGCGAGGATCATGACGTACGCGTTCTGCTGGATGAGGCTCGCGACGTTGTTGGGCAGCAGGAGCTTGCCGTCGGTGAGGACCTGGAACAGCGCGACGATCACGACGAGCGCGCCGAAGATGCCGTACTGGCGCATGTTGCCGCCCATGCCCTGGAGGCGCGCGAGCGGCGAGACCCGGGCCTGCGCCGGCGTCTCGGGTGTCATGGTGGTGCTCATCGGGCGGCCCCGTCCTTCTCCATGGTCATGTAGTGCATGAGGGTCTCCTGGGTCGCGTCCTCGCGGGACACCTCACCCGTGATGCGCCCCTGCGAGAGCGCGTAGATGCGGTCGCAGGTCCCGAGGAGCTCGGGGAGCTCGGAGGAGATGACGATGATCGCCTTCCCCTGGGCCGCGAGCGCGTTCATGATCGTGTAGATCTCGTACTTGGCGCCGACGTCGATCCCGCGGGTCGGCTCGTCGAGGATGAGCACGTCGGGGTCCGCGAAGATCCACTTGCTCAGCACGACCTTCTGCTGGTTGCCGCCCGAGAGCTTGCCGACGAGGGCCTCGACCGTGGGGGTCTTGACGTTGAGGTCCTTGCGGTACTGCTCGGCGATCTTCGTCTCGCCCTCGCGGTCGACGACGCCCAGGCGGGCCACCTTGTCGAGCGCGGCCGACGAGACGTTGCGCTTGATCGTGTCGATGAGGTTGAGGCCGTACCGCTTGCGGTCCTCGGTCGCGTACGCGATGCCGTGGCGGATCGCCTCGCGCACCGAGCCGACCTGGATCGGCTTGCCGTCCTTGAGGATGCGGCCCGAGATGTTGGCGCCGTACGCGCGGCCGAACACGCTCATGGCCAGCTCGGTGCGGCCCGCACCCATGAGGCCCGCGATGCCGACGATCTCGCCCCGGCGCACGAAGAGGTTGGCGTTGTCGACGACGACGCGGCCGTGGTCCACGGGGTGGTGGACGGTCCAGTCCTCGATGCGCAGGACCTCCTCGCCGATCACGGGCTCCCGGTCGGGGAACCGTGCGTCGAGCGAGCGCCCGACCATCGCGCGGATGATCCGCTCCTCGGAGACCGGCTCGGCGCCGTGCATCTCCATCGTCTCGATCGTGCGGCCGTCGCGGATGACGGTCGTGGTGTCGGCGATGGCGTGGATCTCGTTGAGCTTGTGGCTGATGATGATCGACGTGATGCCCTGGCCCCGGAGGCTGCGGAGCAGGTCGAGCAGGTGCGCGCTGTCGTCGTCGTTGAGCGCGGCCGTGGGCTCGTCGAGGATGAGCAGCTTGACGCGCTTGGACAGCGCCTTGGCGATCTCGACGAGCTGCTGCTTGCCGACGCCGATGTCCATGATCTTGGTGTCGGGGCTCTCGGTGAGCCCCACGCGGGCCAGCAGCTTGGCGGCCTCCGCGTTCGTGGAGTTCCAGTCGATGACGCCGCGCTTCGAGCGCTCGTTGCCGAGGAAGATGTTCTCGGCGATCGACAGGAACGGGCTCAGCGCGAGCTCCTGGTGGATGATGACGATCCCGCGCTCCTCGGAGTCGCGGATGCCCTTGAACTCGCAGGGCTCGCCCTCGAAGAGGATGTCGCCCTCGTAGGTCCCGTGCGGGTACACCCCCGAGAGGACCTTCATCAGGGTCGACTTGCCGGCCCCGTTCTCCCCGCAGATCGCGTGGACCTCGCCGCGCCTGACCTCGAGGGTGACGTCCTGCAGCGCCTTGACGCCCGGGAACGTCTTGGTGATGCCCCGCATCTCGAGGATCGTGTGATCGCCTGTCATGTCTGCTCGCAGTCGTGTGCTGGTCGGTGGACCGCCGGACGCCCGGCGTGGTCCCGGCGGAGGCCGGCCGGGGCGGCGTGCGCCACCCCGACCGGCCGACGGGACCTCGGGTCAGAGACCGAGGTCGCTGGCCTTATAGAAGCCGGACTCGACGAGCACCGACTCGACGTCGTCCTTCGTCACGACCTGCGGGGGCAGCAGGTAGGTCGGGACGACCTTGTTGCCGTTGTCGTAGGTCTCCTCGTCGTTGACCTCGACCTCGTCGCCCTTGACGATCTGGTCGACCATCTTGGCGACCTGGTCACCGAGCGTGCGGGTGTCCTTCCAGACCGACATGGACTGCTTGTCGGCGAGCATGTTCTGGACGTTGGCCTTGTCGGCGTCCTGGCCCGTGATGAGCGGCCAGTCGCTGCCCGGCGTGTAGCCGGCGCCCTCGAGCGCCTGCTCGATGCCGAGCGCGAGCGAGTCGTTCGGGGAGAGCACGACGTCGACCTTGGTGCCGCCCGCGTAGAACGAGTTCAGGCGGTTCTCCATCTCGGACTGGGCGTCGTCGGAGCCCCAGCCCTGGATGCCGATGCTGGTCCACTCGTCGTTGCTCTTCGGGGCCTTGCCCGACGGCGTGACGAGCTTGCCCTCGTCGACGTACGGCTTGAGGACGTCCCACGCGCCGGAGAAGAAGAACTTGGCGTTGTTGTCGTCCGGCGAGCCGGCGAACGGCTCGAGGTTGAACGGGCCCGCCTCGGTCTCGAGGCCGAGCTGCTCGACGATGAACTCGCCCTGGAGCTGGCCGACCTTGTAGTTGTCGAACGTCGCGTAGTAGTCGACGTCGTCCGT
The Cellulomonas sp. NS3 DNA segment above includes these coding regions:
- the mmsB gene encoding multiple monosaccharide ABC transporter permease produces the protein MSTTMTPETPAQARVSPLARLQGMGGNMRQYGIFGALVVIVALFQVLTDGKLLLPNNVASLIQQNAYVMILAIGMVMVIVAGHIDLSVGSQVAFIGGLVALMMKDFGLPWLVAVLLGLAIGAVVGAWQGFWIAYIGIPAFIVTLAGMLIFRGFAILLVGVTVAGFPAPFIDISGGSIPNFLGFAGNADAVTLVLGAIVIAALVGSQVRARSVLKKHDLKTEAVPLFLTKIVLITVGIGAVTWVLSQSAGGTPIVLIIVGVLILAYTFLMGRTVFGRHIYAIGGNVQAAVLSGVNTRNVNFWIFVNMGFLAGVASVVVTSRAGAAVAAAGQNYELDAIAACFIGGAAVTGGVGRISGAIIGALIMGVLNMGLSILSVDPAVQQAIKGFVLLLAVAFDLINKRRAGGAR
- the mmsA gene encoding multiple monosaccharide ABC transporter ATP-binding protein; protein product: MTGDHTILEMRGITKTFPGVKALQDVTLEVRRGEVHAICGENGAGKSTLMKVLSGVYPHGTYEGDILFEGEPCEFKGIRDSEERGIVIIHQELALSPFLSIAENIFLGNERSKRGVIDWNSTNAEAAKLLARVGLTESPDTKIMDIGVGKQQLVEIAKALSKRVKLLILDEPTAALNDDDSAHLLDLLRSLRGQGITSIIISHKLNEIHAIADTTTVIRDGRTIETMEMHGAEPVSEERIIRAMVGRSLDARFPDREPVIGEEVLRIEDWTVHHPVDHGRVVVDNANLFVRRGEIVGIAGLMGAGRTELAMSVFGRAYGANISGRILKDGKPIQVGSVREAIRHGIAYATEDRKRYGLNLIDTIKRNVSSAALDKVARLGVVDREGETKIAEQYRKDLNVKTPTVEALVGKLSGGNQQKVVLSKWIFADPDVLILDEPTRGIDVGAKYEIYTIMNALAAQGKAIIVISSELPELLGTCDRIYALSQGRITGEVSREDATQETLMHYMTMEKDGAAR
- the chvE gene encoding multiple monosaccharide ABC transporter substrate-binding protein, with translation MSLRNTKVVAAFAGAALLVGGLAACSTERAGDTPEGDGGTAAAEGGLIGIAMPTKSLERWNKDGAHLEELLQEAGYETTLQYADNQVDQQITQLQNMINQDPEVLVVASIDGTALGPVLAQAKEKDIAVIAYDRLINGTDDVDYYATFDNYKVGQLQGEFIVEQLGLETEAGPFNLEPFAGSPDDNNAKFFFSGAWDVLKPYVDEGKLVTPSGKAPKSNDEWTSIGIQGWGSDDAQSEMENRLNSFYAGGTKVDVVLSPNDSLALGIEQALEGAGYTPGSDWPLITGQDADKANVQNMLADKQSMSVWKDTRTLGDQVAKMVDQIVKGDEVEVNDEETYDNGNKVVPTYLLPPQVVTKDDVESVLVESGFYKASDLGL